A region of the Conyzicola lurida genome:
GGGCTGGGTGGGCTACTGGCGCCCCGAGATCTCGCCGTTCCCCGCGTTCGCGATCAGCGAGCGCGTTCCCGGCTCGGGGCTCAACGCCTACCTCGACGTGTGGTTCCAGCTCGGGTTCGTCGGCGCGCTCATCTTCGTCGGGCTCGCGACGCTCACCTTCGTGCGCTCGTGGCTGCTCGCCGGCCAGCGCCGCAGCGTCGTGTTCGCGTGGCCCGCGCTGGTACTCGTGGTGCTGCTCACCAGCGCGCTCTTCGAGAGCTCGCTGCTGGTCGAGTACGGCTGGCTCACCTTCGTGGTGTGCTGCGTGAAGGCCGCGCTCGAACTGAGCTGGCGGCGCGCCTTCACGGTGCCGCCGCTGCCCGAGCTCGAGCCCGACCGCGGCTAGCCGTTCTCCCGCGAACCCGCCGGGCTAGATCAGGCCGGTGATCGTCTCGTGCAGCAGGTCGATGCTCTCGTGCACGGCGAAGTGGTGGTTGCCCACGAACAGGCCGTCCTCGTGGATCTTGTCGGCGGCCGGCAGGCTCTCCGGCACGACGGCGTCGAGGTAGCGCATCACGGGGTTGCGGGTGAAGTTGCCCGCGACGATCGGCCGCGACTCGATCTTCGCGGCGGTGAGCGCCGCGACGACCTCGGAACGACGGCCCGCGAGAGCCCCCTCGAGCACGAGCGAGAACCCGAACCAGCTGCTCTCGCCCGTCTCCTTCTGGATACGGATGTCCGCGACATCCCGCATCTTCTCGACGAAGTAGGCGGCGTTCTCGCGACGTCCGGCGATGAGGGCGGGGATCTTCTTGGTCTGTTCGATGCCGAGCGCGCCGGACATCTCGAGCGGGCGCACGTTGTATCCGGGCAGCACGAAGCGGAACAGGTCGTCGAACACGTCGCCGGTCTTCGGGAAGACGAAGTTGTCGGCGGGCAGCTCGCGGGTCCAGCCGTGCGCGCGCAGCGAGACCAGGATCTGGCGCAGCTGCTCGTCGTCGGTGAGGATGAGACCGCCCTCCATCGTGGCGATGTGGTGCGAGAAGAAGGTGCTGAACGTGCCCATCTGGCCGAAGGTGCCGGCCGCCTTGCCCTCGAAAGTGGCGCCGAGCGACTCGCAGTTGTCCTCGAAGACGAGGAGGCCGTGCTGGTCGGCGATGGCCTGCAGGCGGCCGAAGTCGTTCGGGTTGCCGAGGAGGTTGACCGCGAAGATCGCCTTGGTCTTCGGGCCGATCGCGGCCTCGAGCTGGTCGAGGTCGAGGTTGAGGGTGTCGACGTCGATGTCGACGAACTTGAGCGTGAGGCCGTACTGCTGCAACGGGTAGTAGGTCGTGGCCCAGGAGACAGCGGGCACGATGACCTCGTCGCCGGCGTTGAGGTCGCTTCTCGGGTCGAGCACGGCGGCAGCGATCAGCAGCAGGTTGGCGCTGCTGCCGGAGTTGACCATCACGCCGAAGGCGGATCCGAACTGGGCGGCGAAGTCCTTCTCGAACTGGGCGACGAGCGGGCCCATGGTGAAACGGCCGCTGGCGATCACCGACTGCAGGGCGGCGTACTCGTTGTCGTCCCACGACGAGGTCGCGAGGGGGAAGCCGGCCGGGAGGGATTCGGTCATGACTGTGATGCCTTTCGTGACACTGCGGTGTCGTCGAACTGACGGTAGGCCTCTGCCATGCCGTCGAGGATGCTCGTCTGCGGGTTCCAGCCGAGGGCGCGGGCGGCGGAGGAATCGAGGATCCGCTCGTGCATGCCGGCCGGCTTGGAGGTGTCGTAGTCGAAGGTGCCGGCGAATCCGACGGTGGCGGCGGCTGCCTCGTAGTACTCGGTGATCGAGTGGTCGCGGCCCTGGCCGAGGTTGAGCAGCGCCGGCCACTCGGCGAGGTTGCCCGCCTGGGCGACGATCCACTCGGCGAGGTCGACGACGTAGGTGAACTCGCGGCGCGCGGTGCCGTCGCCCCAGATGTCGACGCTGTCTGCGCCGGACTGCTGGGCGGCGTGCACCTTGGCGAGCGCGGCGGCGATGAGGTGCCCGTGGCTGAGCGAGTAGTCGTCGTTGGGACCGTAGAGGTTCGACGGCACGGCGACGCGGTAGTTGTAGCCGTACTCGCGCGAGATGTACTCGCAGAGCTTGAGGCCGGCGATCTTGGCGAGCGCGTAGCCCTCGTTGGCGGGCTCGAGCGGCGCGGCGAGCACGTCCTGCTCGAGGAAGGGCTGGCGGTAGTGCTCGGGGTACACGGCGGCGCTCGCGATGTAGAGCACGTCGCGGATACCGAGCTCGCGCGCCGTGGAGAGCACGCTCGCGTCGAGCAGCAGGTTGTCGAGCAGGTAGGTGGTCGGGTGCTCGAGCTTCGCCACGATGCCGCCCACCTTGGCGGCCGCGTGGATGACCACATCGGGGCGCGCCTCCGCGAACACCGCGCGCGTGGCCTCGGGGTCGCGCAGGTCGGCCTCGGCCCGCGTGACGACCACGAGTTCGTCGTCGGGGCGGGCGAGGCGCCACTGCTCGGCGATGCTCCTGCCGAGCATCCCGTTGCCGCCGGTGAGTAGCGCTCTCACGTCAGGCGCTGTGCGTGGGGTCGACGCCGTCGACCGTGTCGACGAGGAAGGCGCCCTCGGTCTCGATGGCCTTCACGTCGTGGTCCACCATGATCGCCGCGAGCTGCGGGGTGAGCACCTTCGGCTCCCAGCCCAGCACGTCCTTGGCCTTCGACGGGTCGCCGATGAGCGAGTCGACCTCGGTCGGGCGCAGGTAGCGCTCGTCGAACTTCACGTACTTCTCCCACTCGAGACCGACGCGCTCGAACGAGAACTGCAGGAAGTCTTTGACCGTGTATGCG
Encoded here:
- a CDS encoding DegT/DnrJ/EryC1/StrS family aminotransferase, yielding MTESLPAGFPLATSSWDDNEYAALQSVIASGRFTMGPLVAQFEKDFAAQFGSAFGVMVNSGSSANLLLIAAAVLDPRSDLNAGDEVIVPAVSWATTYYPLQQYGLTLKFVDIDVDTLNLDLDQLEAAIGPKTKAIFAVNLLGNPNDFGRLQAIADQHGLLVFEDNCESLGATFEGKAAGTFGQMGTFSTFFSHHIATMEGGLILTDDEQLRQILVSLRAHGWTRELPADNFVFPKTGDVFDDLFRFVLPGYNVRPLEMSGALGIEQTKKIPALIAGRRENAAYFVEKMRDVADIRIQKETGESSWFGFSLVLEGALAGRRSEVVAALTAAKIESRPIVAGNFTRNPVMRYLDAVVPESLPAADKIHEDGLFVGNHHFAVHESIDLLHETITGLI
- a CDS encoding NAD-dependent epimerase/dehydratase family protein, which produces MRALLTGGNGMLGRSIAEQWRLARPDDELVVVTRAEADLRDPEATRAVFAEARPDVVIHAAAKVGGIVAKLEHPTTYLLDNLLLDASVLSTARELGIRDVLYIASAAVYPEHYRQPFLEQDVLAAPLEPANEGYALAKIAGLKLCEYISREYGYNYRVAVPSNLYGPNDDYSLSHGHLIAAALAKVHAAQQSGADSVDIWGDGTARREFTYVVDLAEWIVAQAGNLAEWPALLNLGQGRDHSITEYYEAAAATVGFAGTFDYDTSKPAGMHERILDSSAARALGWNPQTSILDGMAEAYRQFDDTAVSRKASQS